In Leptospirillum ferriphilum, the following proteins share a genomic window:
- a CDS encoding phosphate-starvation-inducible PsiE family protein — MPSSGSPSDLHDPHDPRDLHKNFVSKLRNMLLRLDDYVHLFVAIFLMAGAVIVLLHSATTLTSLSIDSVLGLINDMLFVVIILELLWIMLSYLGRRRFPIASFIIIGIISSIRRILLIEAQSSFHSKAANNFLSRQTIDLLLYVLVVLILVFSYHLLVRTSSGNDAESRQRD, encoded by the coding sequence ATGCCATCGTCTGGCAGCCCTTCGGACTTGCACGATCCCCATGATCCTCGCGATTTACATAAAAACTTTGTTTCAAAACTGCGAAACATGTTGCTAAGGCTGGACGACTATGTCCATCTCTTTGTTGCCATTTTTCTGATGGCCGGTGCTGTTATTGTCTTGCTCCATTCCGCGACAACCCTCACTAGCCTTTCTATTGATTCGGTCCTTGGTTTGATTAACGATATGCTGTTTGTCGTGATCATTCTTGAGCTTCTCTGGATCATGTTAAGCTATCTTGGCCGAAGGCGATTTCCTATTGCCTCTTTTATTATTATCGGGATTATCTCCTCTATTCGAAGAATTCTCCTGATAGAAGCCCAATCCTCTTTTCATTCAAAAGCAGCAAATAATTTTCTTTCTCGTCAGACAATTGATCTGCTCCTCTACGTCTTGGTTGTCTTGATACTCGTTTTTTCATACCACCTTCTGGTTCGGACTTCTTCCGGGAATGACGCAGAATCCAGGCAAAGAGACTGA
- a CDS encoding transketolase C-terminal domain-containing protein, whose amino-acid sequence MADSAGVEVKPGSNVQSPAQAPAGSEASRQRVVSPERMFFEAPRERAFITGSEAAKEAIRRANVDIAISYPITPQSETMQQVGALWAEGYVKEYYRGEEEFGVMSAIAGASRSGARSLTATAGPGLMRGMEVVASWPGGRMPLVLLIMCRVINAPLSIQPDNAELAYLLNTGNIIFHAENQQDFFDFTLKAFVISEKPEVTLPVAVAVDGFFVTHARGYVMLPPSDEKLPPRDCYHEAVPIMDNENPPARISRDAPIQKSNFISYHVHASWQQEVWAAVERSRRYINKYMGGLVEVVNPGADTIIIASGSAVSQSREAVRQAEEDLGERIGLVKVRSLRPFPTQELREACKNAKRILVPEFNCVGWLHREVCAALYGHTKAEIISGPRVFGGISLPTEMILQYIFPDKKFAF is encoded by the coding sequence ATGGCAGATAGTGCTGGAGTCGAAGTTAAGCCAGGCTCAAATGTCCAGTCCCCGGCTCAAGCGCCGGCTGGTTCCGAAGCTTCCCGTCAGCGGGTCGTTTCTCCGGAACGGATGTTTTTTGAGGCTCCGAGAGAGAGAGCATTCATTACCGGTTCTGAAGCAGCCAAAGAAGCCATTCGTCGAGCAAATGTAGACATTGCGATTTCATATCCGATCACTCCTCAGAGTGAAACAATGCAGCAGGTCGGTGCGTTGTGGGCAGAAGGCTATGTCAAGGAATACTATCGTGGCGAAGAAGAATTTGGTGTGATGTCAGCGATCGCCGGTGCATCGAGATCGGGTGCAAGATCATTGACAGCCACGGCAGGCCCTGGCTTGATGAGGGGAATGGAAGTTGTCGCTTCCTGGCCCGGAGGGAGAATGCCGTTGGTCCTTTTGATCATGTGCCGGGTTATTAATGCCCCTCTCTCTATTCAGCCTGACAATGCTGAACTGGCTTACCTTCTAAATACGGGAAATATTATTTTCCATGCTGAAAATCAGCAGGATTTTTTTGATTTTACCTTAAAGGCGTTTGTCATCTCTGAGAAGCCCGAGGTGACTCTTCCGGTTGCTGTGGCAGTGGATGGGTTTTTTGTGACGCATGCACGTGGTTATGTCATGCTTCCGCCAAGCGATGAAAAGCTTCCGCCAAGAGATTGCTATCACGAAGCAGTCCCGATTATGGACAACGAAAATCCTCCTGCGAGAATCTCTCGAGACGCTCCCATTCAGAAGAGCAACTTTATCAGTTACCATGTTCACGCGTCCTGGCAGCAGGAGGTCTGGGCGGCAGTTGAAAGGTCGAGAAGATATATCAACAAGTATATGGGTGGACTTGTTGAGGTTGTTAATCCGGGGGCAGATACAATCATCATCGCTTCTGGAAGCGCCGTTTCGCAGTCTCGAGAGGCTGTTCGTCAGGCGGAAGAAGATCTTGGTGAACGCATTGGTTTGGTGAAGGTCCGTTCGCTCAGACCCTTCCCGACGCAAGAATTGCGTGAAGCGTGCAAAAATGCCAAGAGAATTCTTGTGCCGGAGTTCAATTGTGTTGGTTGGCTCCATCGGGAAGTGTGTGCGGCTCTTTATGGTCATACAAAGGCAGAAATTATTTCCGGGCCAAGGGTTTTTGGTGGAATCTCCCTCCCGACGGAAATGATTCTTCAATATATCTTTCCGGATAAAAAATTCGCTTTTTAA
- a CDS encoding pyruvate ferredoxin oxidoreductase: MYLVAHVDTAVCAETACKLCTQYCPEANTILYDNDKKTAFIAVDRCKACEICVSICDNLAKHNAIKMIMITDIENAFELSKSGFRPGEWESIPKPSVPAPH, translated from the coding sequence ATGTATTTGGTGGCTCATGTTGATACGGCAGTCTGTGCAGAAACGGCCTGCAAGCTCTGTACCCAGTACTGTCCAGAAGCAAATACTATTTTGTATGACAATGATAAGAAAACGGCGTTTATTGCAGTTGACCGGTGTAAGGCATGTGAGATTTGTGTCAGCATCTGTGACAACTTGGCAAAACATAACGCCATTAAGATGATTATGATCACAGATATAGAAAATGCCTTTGAGCTATCAAAAAGTGGTTTTCGTCCTGGAGAGTGGGAAAGTATCCCCAAGCCATCCGTTCCAGCTCCTCACTAA
- a CDS encoding carbon monoxide dehydrogenase beta subunit family protein — MNPYKVLRGPEGFLPPAAALAGNILPEEGQGHLEGQIVSEEQAIEESARKFASAKVPTIFPGPLVLWGWNEKALRTAEAVERLSVAGGINIIPMPDYRPKYPKIDPEAEINPNHPNLTIWHNKIDVCMFIGVHCHYANLSLKIIRGGTSCFTMAFCAHAGHEDANLTVRDMSPDKVDKVTAILKKLKTNSKGF, encoded by the coding sequence GTGAATCCGTATAAGGTTTTAAGAGGTCCAGAAGGCTTTCTCCCCCCTGCAGCTGCTTTGGCTGGAAATATATTGCCGGAAGAGGGGCAGGGTCATTTAGAAGGTCAAATTGTTTCTGAAGAACAGGCAATTGAAGAATCGGCAAGAAAATTTGCATCTGCTAAAGTTCCGACAATCTTTCCTGGCCCCCTTGTTCTCTGGGGATGGAATGAAAAGGCTCTAAGAACAGCAGAAGCCGTAGAAAGACTTTCTGTAGCCGGGGGGATCAATATTATCCCGATGCCGGATTATCGTCCGAAATATCCAAAGATTGATCCGGAAGCAGAAATTAATCCCAATCATCCGAATCTGACGATCTGGCATAATAAAATTGACGTTTGCATGTTTATTGGTGTGCATTGCCATTATGCCAATCTCTCCCTGAAAATTATTCGCGGAGGAACTTCATGTTTCACAATGGCATTTTGTGCTCACGCCGGACATGAAGACGCAAACCTTACCGTCAGAGACATGAGTCCTGACAAGGTCGATAAAGTAACCGCTATTTTGAAAAAGCTAAAGACGAATTCAAAAGGGTTTTAA
- the gltX gene encoding glutamate--tRNA ligase, translating to MTDAPIRVRFAPSPTGHLHLGGARTALFNYLFARHHQGTFVLRIEDTDRERSTKESIQAIFDGLEWLSIDWDEGPFYQSERLEKYNDISNSLLESGKAYRCFCTPQELETRRQEALSKGQPPKYDGRCRSRNDQPQGPYVIRFKNPETPEILVEDMIRGSMSFNGNLLDDWVLVRSDGYPTYNFAVVVDDIEMKISHVIRGDDHINNTPRQITLFQALGASLPKFAHIPMIHGSDRAKLSKRHGATSVMAYKDMGYLPHALVNYIARLGWSHKDQEVFTKEELIQYFDLDKVGSSPAIFNTEKLLWLNAQYMKNTPSEELSELVKPFLKPILHPIEYESPDSPPRLSEIIEVWKSRSRTLQDLADSVHPFVDRDFSYSEEVLSKHLTKTSVPLLQAFKDRFEHLAQWNKPSLEHVIHAIGEEFGLKLSQLAQPLRAALTGQSVSPGIYDVLLLLGRLEVKQRIQNAISKAGGLF from the coding sequence TTGACCGATGCTCCCATTCGTGTTCGTTTTGCTCCCAGTCCCACTGGCCATCTTCATCTTGGGGGAGCACGAACAGCCCTCTTCAACTATCTTTTTGCCAGACACCATCAAGGAACTTTTGTTTTACGAATTGAAGACACCGATCGCGAACGCTCGACCAAAGAGTCCATTCAGGCTATTTTTGACGGCCTCGAATGGTTATCGATAGATTGGGATGAAGGCCCCTTTTATCAGTCTGAAAGACTCGAGAAGTACAATGATATTTCCAACTCTCTTCTGGAGTCCGGCAAGGCCTACCGTTGCTTTTGTACTCCTCAGGAGCTGGAAACAAGAAGACAGGAAGCCCTATCCAAAGGGCAGCCTCCCAAATACGATGGTCGTTGCCGGTCCAGAAATGACCAGCCTCAAGGCCCTTATGTCATTCGTTTTAAAAATCCGGAGACACCAGAAATTCTTGTTGAGGACATGATTCGCGGCTCTATGTCTTTTAACGGAAATCTACTGGATGACTGGGTTCTCGTTCGGTCGGACGGATACCCGACATATAATTTTGCTGTTGTTGTTGATGACATCGAGATGAAAATTAGCCATGTCATTCGGGGGGATGATCACATCAATAATACACCCCGTCAGATCACCCTCTTTCAGGCTCTCGGAGCATCTCTTCCAAAATTTGCCCACATACCAATGATCCATGGTTCGGACCGTGCAAAACTCTCAAAACGACATGGTGCGACATCTGTCATGGCTTATAAAGATATGGGGTATTTGCCTCACGCATTGGTGAATTACATTGCCAGACTCGGTTGGTCGCACAAAGATCAGGAAGTTTTTACAAAGGAGGAATTAATCCAGTATTTTGACCTTGACAAGGTCGGATCATCACCCGCGATTTTTAATACGGAAAAGCTTCTTTGGCTGAATGCTCAGTATATGAAAAACACTCCCTCCGAGGAGCTTTCAGAATTGGTCAAACCTTTTCTGAAGCCTATTCTCCATCCCATCGAATATGAGTCTCCGGACTCTCCACCCAGACTTTCAGAAATTATTGAAGTCTGGAAATCACGATCCCGAACTCTTCAGGACCTGGCAGATTCTGTTCACCCATTCGTTGATAGGGATTTTTCTTATTCAGAAGAGGTTCTTTCAAAGCATCTGACGAAAACGTCCGTCCCTCTTCTTCAAGCTTTTAAAGATCGATTTGAACACCTTGCCCAATGGAATAAACCTTCTCTCGAACATGTGATTCACGCAATTGGAGAAGAGTTCGGCCTTAAGCTCTCCCAGTTGGCACAACCTCTTCGAGCGGCATTAACCGGGCAATCCGTCAGCCCCGGCATTTATGATGTCCTTCTGCTTTTAGGACGTCTTGAGGTCAAACAGCGCATACAAAATGCCATATCCAAGGCAGGAGGCTTATTTTGA
- a CDS encoding 2-oxoacid:acceptor oxidoreductase family protein has protein sequence MSAMKRRVNIRMSGLGGQGVVTSAHIMAMAASKEDKFSISNPFFGAEKRMAPAESYVRIGPEKIYDRGELVYPDVVMVFHPQVITMGKSYTMPFYSGIKKNGIIIINDDIELLTDSEKEELDQMGVLVYYVPATKMALDIAGTELSTNMAMIGSVSGLTDVIGMEALDLALQDRFGKKYVASGGTATLDEAIKKKFAKKEMLLQKNLDTIKVAYDRAKEYAKSNNYIPAVMA, from the coding sequence ATGAGTGCTATGAAAAGACGGGTCAATATCCGTATGTCAGGCCTCGGTGGCCAAGGTGTGGTGACGTCAGCACACATCATGGCTATGGCGGCTTCAAAGGAGGACAAGTTCTCCATTTCAAATCCGTTCTTTGGTGCAGAGAAAAGAATGGCGCCTGCCGAATCTTATGTAAGGATTGGTCCGGAAAAGATTTATGACAGAGGAGAGCTCGTCTACCCGGATGTTGTCATGGTCTTTCATCCCCAGGTTATTACGATGGGGAAAAGCTATACGATGCCGTTTTATTCAGGTATTAAAAAAAATGGCATCATCATCATTAATGATGATATTGAGCTTCTGACGGATAGTGAAAAAGAAGAGCTCGATCAGATGGGTGTCCTCGTTTACTATGTGCCGGCAACAAAAATGGCACTGGACATTGCCGGGACGGAACTCTCGACAAACATGGCAATGATTGGAAGTGTTTCAGGGCTGACGGATGTTATCGGAATGGAAGCTCTGGATCTTGCACTTCAGGATCGGTTTGGCAAGAAATATGTTGCATCCGGTGGTACCGCTACATTGGACGAAGCCATCAAGAAAAAATTTGCCAAAAAGGAAATGCTTCTGCAGAAAAATTTGGACACAATAAAAGTTGCATATGATAGAGCGAAGGAATATGCAAAAAGCAACAACTATATACCGGCAGTCATGGCCTAG
- a CDS encoding thiamine pyrophosphate-dependent enzyme — protein MGKEKIQINEEFWDIMPDDYKDLVTHSTYGKTDRGWKDVGSSTELIAEHSLCAGCPESIAFRHIMASIPAPEDTVMVGSTGCTSLVFPMVAVHNIHSLFGNQNAVATGLKRALNVRFPDKTKDVIVLAGDGATVDIGLDMTLQSWFRGERFTTICFDNELYANTGGQESGLMQKGFVAKMAPVGKKFEKVRLPEIARESGCAYVAVLTTSKPSLVEKVVRQAVLIAREIGPTYLQIYTPCILEIGKQSMEGLQEMRDAESAGERFKFREYVTPEAQAFLDEIAAKKKAEKLASASN, from the coding sequence ATGGGTAAAGAAAAAATCCAGATCAACGAAGAATTTTGGGATATTATGCCAGATGACTATAAAGATCTGGTGACGCATTCTACTTATGGTAAGACAGATCGAGGCTGGAAGGATGTTGGTAGCTCTACAGAGTTGATTGCAGAGCATTCTCTCTGTGCAGGCTGTCCAGAGTCGATTGCATTTCGTCATATTATGGCATCCATTCCTGCACCAGAAGACACAGTCATGGTTGGATCGACAGGTTGTACCAGCCTTGTGTTTCCGATGGTGGCGGTCCATAACATTCATTCTCTCTTTGGTAACCAAAATGCGGTTGCAACAGGTTTAAAAAGAGCCCTCAACGTCCGTTTTCCGGATAAAACAAAAGATGTCATTGTTCTGGCAGGTGATGGCGCTACAGTGGATATCGGTTTGGATATGACCTTGCAGTCCTGGTTCAGGGGAGAGCGTTTTACAACGATCTGCTTTGATAATGAATTGTATGCGAATACGGGTGGCCAGGAATCCGGTCTTATGCAAAAGGGATTTGTGGCTAAAATGGCTCCGGTAGGGAAAAAATTTGAAAAGGTTCGGCTTCCGGAAATTGCTCGTGAATCTGGGTGTGCCTATGTCGCTGTATTGACGACATCAAAGCCAAGTTTGGTTGAGAAGGTTGTTCGGCAGGCTGTTCTGATCGCGAGAGAGATAGGACCTACCTACCTGCAGATCTATACACCTTGTATTCTCGAAATTGGAAAACAGTCCATGGAAGGTCTCCAGGAAATGAGAGATGCTGAGTCAGCAGGGGAAAGATTCAAGTTCAGAGAATACGTCACCCCCGAAGCGCAGGCATTTCTTGATGAAATAGCCGCCAAGAAAAAAGCGGAAAAACTCGCATCAGCTTCAAACTAG
- a CDS encoding thiamine pyrophosphate-dependent enzyme, translated as MSFDNIKMSPALEKYMTKEYRDLVERGPYGKPKKVSEMGTFKEILEEHPMCAGCAMTLFIRLTMIGLPNPEHTVLIGTAGCGRLALTQSSIPFIYGNYGDTNAVASGLKRGLATRFPDQNKDVVVMAGDGGLADIGFSAVMHSWFRKEKFTTIMLDNEVYGNTGGQESGMTERGAILKMAPKGKQFEKMDMLGLAKTANVAYIARVTPTNPTRVASTVRKAVMIAREIGPTFIQAYTSCNIEYAIPTPKVMDDAKEVENARYGFLEIMSDEAREYLESLEPAKKTKTK; from the coding sequence ATGAGTTTCGATAATATTAAAATGTCTCCGGCTCTGGAAAAATATATGACCAAAGAGTATCGGGACCTGGTTGAAAGAGGGCCTTACGGAAAGCCGAAAAAAGTTTCCGAAATGGGAACGTTTAAGGAAATACTTGAAGAGCATCCGATGTGTGCAGGATGCGCGATGACTTTGTTTATACGCCTAACAATGATTGGTTTGCCGAATCCGGAGCATACGGTTTTAATCGGAACAGCAGGGTGTGGTCGGCTTGCCCTGACACAAAGTTCGATTCCCTTTATCTATGGAAACTATGGGGATACAAATGCAGTGGCTTCTGGTCTTAAAAGAGGATTGGCCACCCGTTTTCCTGATCAGAACAAGGATGTTGTTGTTATGGCTGGTGATGGCGGCCTGGCGGATATTGGTTTTAGTGCGGTGATGCACTCCTGGTTCCGGAAGGAAAAATTTACGACGATTATGCTTGACAATGAGGTTTATGGCAACACTGGTGGACAGGAATCAGGAATGACGGAAAGAGGCGCTATTCTCAAGATGGCACCGAAAGGAAAACAGTTTGAAAAAATGGACATGCTCGGTTTGGCAAAAACAGCGAATGTAGCATATATCGCCAGGGTTACCCCGACGAATCCAACAAGGGTGGCATCGACTGTCCGCAAGGCTGTGATGATCGCCAGGGAAATCGGGCCTACGTTTATTCAGGCCTATACATCATGCAATATTGAATATGCGATTCCGACACCAAAAGTGATGGATGATGCAAAAGAAGTTGAAAACGCCCGCTATGGATTCCTGGAAATCATGTCTGATGAGGCGCGGGAATACCTTGAGTCCCTTGAGCCAGCCAAAAAGACAAAAACGAAGTAG
- a CDS encoding DUF1841 family protein, protein MKLFDPSDQWRFSRIAEKRKTTLLEGEDARIAAIMEEHPEFDPFWSLGEASASPQEIQGQIVNPFVHITLHLQIQNQIEREFPQEVKQAFLRLVEQGESDHDAIHQIISVYANLYFKALRRGQSFDESEYSIQLKYLTAS, encoded by the coding sequence ATGAAACTGTTTGACCCGAGCGATCAATGGCGATTTTCCAGAATAGCTGAAAAGCGTAAAACGACTCTCCTTGAAGGAGAGGATGCTCGTATAGCGGCTATTATGGAGGAACATCCAGAATTCGATCCTTTTTGGTCCCTTGGGGAAGCTTCAGCAAGCCCTCAGGAAATTCAAGGACAGATTGTTAATCCATTTGTCCATATTACATTGCACCTTCAAATCCAGAACCAGATTGAGCGAGAATTTCCACAGGAAGTGAAGCAAGCTTTCCTGCGACTTGTAGAGCAAGGTGAATCAGATCACGATGCTATACATCAAATCATCAGCGTGTATGCAAATTTATATTTTAAAGCTCTTCGGAGAGGTCAATCGTTCGATGAATCAGAGTATTCAATTCAATTGAAATACCTGACTGCGTCATGA
- a CDS encoding transketolase C-terminal domain-containing protein — MAGHEGNGMPQIGSVNKKGQIITDPQELFFLSPRSQAFLTGSEVIKEAVKRASVDFSVAYPITPQSEASSLVGELFADGYVGDYMRGESEFAVMGECAGGAFGGARVFTTTAGPGTLRAFENFPMWAGSRLPIEVVFTVRGVNSPLSIQPDTLEIAFMLETGMLLWHAETAQDLFDYILKGYIVAEKPEVHLPIGVIVDGFFVTHTKDMVMMTPENRTLPHYNPYASPVTCMDMESPPVRMMRDPFVMKSNYISYMTHASWQLEVRAAIERSRKHTIPLLDGLIEVENPDAEIMIVSSGTAVSQGREAIRLFRDQGIKVGLVKIKTIRPFPEQELRAALKNAKHIFVPEFNIAGWMAKEIKAILPNNERVVAGPHVAGGMTMPPEIIVEEIEKSLAMKGKKELIHG, encoded by the coding sequence ATGGCTGGTCATGAAGGAAACGGCATGCCACAGATTGGCTCAGTGAATAAAAAAGGCCAGATTATTACCGATCCCCAAGAATTATTTTTTCTTTCTCCTCGCTCCCAGGCATTTTTGACAGGTTCTGAAGTTATAAAAGAAGCAGTTAAGAGAGCTAGTGTCGATTTTTCCGTTGCTTATCCGATCACTCCTCAGAGCGAAGCTTCTTCTCTTGTCGGAGAGCTTTTTGCAGATGGATATGTGGGTGACTATATGAGGGGTGAATCAGAGTTTGCTGTTATGGGAGAGTGTGCCGGAGGAGCCTTTGGCGGAGCGCGTGTATTTACAACGACTGCTGGTCCGGGTACTTTGAGGGCATTTGAAAACTTTCCAATGTGGGCAGGAAGCAGACTTCCTATTGAAGTGGTTTTCACAGTAAGAGGTGTGAACTCGCCACTTTCAATTCAGCCGGATACACTTGAAATCGCATTTATGCTCGAAACCGGAATGCTGTTGTGGCATGCAGAAACTGCACAGGATTTATTTGATTATATTCTGAAGGGATATATTGTCGCTGAAAAACCGGAGGTTCATCTTCCAATTGGCGTCATTGTAGATGGGTTTTTTGTGACGCATACAAAAGATATGGTGATGATGACTCCCGAAAACAGGACACTTCCCCATTATAATCCGTATGCTTCACCAGTGACATGTATGGATATGGAGTCACCTCCCGTTCGTATGATGCGTGATCCATTCGTCATGAAGTCGAATTACATTTCATATATGACCCATGCAAGTTGGCAGCTTGAAGTTCGTGCAGCAATCGAGCGTTCTCGGAAGCATACAATTCCTCTCCTGGACGGACTGATTGAGGTCGAGAATCCGGATGCGGAAATTATGATTGTCTCTTCTGGTACAGCAGTTTCACAAGGTAGAGAGGCAATAAGGCTTTTCAGGGATCAAGGCATTAAAGTCGGATTGGTCAAGATTAAAACGATTCGACCATTTCCTGAGCAGGAATTAAGGGCAGCATTAAAAAATGCCAAGCATATCTTTGTTCCAGAGTTCAATATTGCAGGTTGGATGGCAAAAGAAATCAAGGCTATTCTGCCAAATAATGAAAGGGTAGTCGCTGGCCCTCATGTTGCGGGCGGAATGACAATGCCCCCCGAAATCATTGTGGAAGAGATTGAAAAATCGCTTGCCATGAAAGGAAAGAAGGAGTTAATCCATGGGTAA
- a CDS encoding 2-oxoacid:acceptor oxidoreductase family protein, with protein MTNKKRYNIRMAGIGGQGVVTASHILSNGMVIMGGESTLVPFFGSEKRLAPVESYVRIANGKIYEIGEIIYPNVIMIFHPQVITHGKSYTMPFYSGLKPNGVVLINSDVPIKLVPDEERELKERNARIFYLPATVLAREKADTDLATNMAMVGAISAIMGIPDLKSLEQSVKERFLGKGFVVSGGTAALDNVIERKFAKKEQLLKKNMEVISAAYNYAVEHNWTEQQQAATA; from the coding sequence ATGACAAATAAAAAAAGATACAATATCCGGATGGCTGGGATTGGGGGACAGGGAGTTGTGACAGCCTCCCATATTTTGAGTAATGGAATGGTCATTATGGGTGGTGAAAGTACGCTTGTTCCATTCTTTGGTTCTGAAAAGCGACTTGCTCCCGTGGAGTCATACGTTCGTATTGCAAATGGAAAAATCTATGAGATTGGTGAAATTATTTATCCAAATGTGATCATGATTTTCCATCCGCAGGTTATTACACATGGAAAGTCCTATACAATGCCTTTTTATTCGGGCCTTAAACCCAATGGTGTTGTCTTGATCAACTCCGATGTACCGATCAAGTTGGTTCCGGATGAAGAGAGGGAATTAAAGGAAAGAAATGCCCGTATTTTCTACCTCCCAGCAACAGTGTTGGCCCGGGAGAAGGCAGATACGGATCTGGCTACAAACATGGCCATGGTTGGTGCTATCAGTGCAATCATGGGCATTCCGGATCTTAAGTCCCTTGAACAGTCTGTGAAAGAACGCTTTCTGGGGAAGGGATTTGTTGTGTCCGGAGGAACAGCAGCACTCGATAATGTCATCGAAAGAAAATTTGCCAAAAAAGAACAGCTTTTGAAGAAAAATATGGAAGTTATTTCGGCTGCCTATAACTACGCTGTCGAACATAACTGGACCGAGCAACAGCAAGCTGCAACTGCCTGA
- a CDS encoding L-aspartate oxidase, producing MESLAVDYLVIGGGIAGFQAVLSLLPHGTVMLVSKGPLSSGSSYFAQGGLALPWGFSRDDIESHVQDTILAGAGLCDADSVRTLVCGAEDAFENLLRLGVPFDRDKNGKFRTTREAAHSRPRIVHAGGDRTGALILKTLAEAAFRQPHFRFLSPYQLYQFRKGSDGTIGGAYFLGERDSDLLEIRAKAVILGTGGAGSLFYRSTNPRFQRGDGVSIAYRAGCEIERMAFYQFHPTVLDLPGTQPFLLTEAMRGEGAYLLDSKGDRFMSKYHPDGELAPRDVVARALWFELHSDKHQQITLSVEHLPKGFVRKRFPQVYGHLRELGIDLETTPVPVRPAAHFQMGGIRTDMDGRTSIRGLWAIGEVASIRVHGANRLASNSLLEALVMGRRIVRSVVSEAPESFLPKSSTSEGKKVEEMSLPEFQGEESWSALKTMLWESAGIVRTIKKVQQGLGWIHEHLEGRTAPVHGSRFAYANGLLASRLILEDILTAPVTGANYVLFGPDAYLVESDRI from the coding sequence ATGGAATCTCTGGCAGTGGATTATCTGGTCATCGGAGGGGGGATAGCGGGTTTTCAAGCTGTTTTGAGTCTTCTTCCTCATGGAACCGTCATGCTTGTCTCCAAAGGGCCTCTCTCCTCCGGCAGCTCCTATTTTGCTCAAGGTGGACTCGCATTGCCATGGGGCTTTTCCAGGGATGATATTGAGAGTCATGTGCAAGATACAATCCTTGCCGGAGCCGGATTGTGTGATGCCGACTCTGTCCGGACGCTGGTTTGTGGTGCGGAAGATGCCTTTGAAAACCTTTTGCGACTCGGTGTCCCATTTGACAGAGATAAAAACGGCAAGTTTCGGACGACGAGAGAAGCGGCTCATTCTCGTCCACGCATCGTTCATGCCGGAGGGGACAGAACCGGCGCGCTCATATTGAAGACCCTTGCGGAAGCTGCCTTCCGGCAGCCGCATTTCCGATTTCTTTCTCCATACCAGCTGTATCAGTTCAGAAAAGGCAGTGATGGAACGATTGGAGGAGCCTATTTTTTGGGAGAAAGAGATTCAGACCTTCTTGAAATAAGGGCAAAGGCGGTTATTTTGGGAACCGGAGGGGCCGGTTCGCTTTTTTATCGTTCTACGAATCCTCGCTTCCAGAGGGGAGATGGTGTCAGTATCGCTTATCGGGCAGGTTGTGAAATTGAACGCATGGCTTTTTACCAGTTTCATCCGACCGTTCTGGATTTGCCTGGAACTCAACCTTTCCTGTTAACAGAAGCAATGCGCGGAGAAGGTGCATACCTGCTGGACAGCAAAGGTGACCGGTTCATGTCAAAATACCATCCGGATGGAGAACTTGCCCCCAGAGATGTTGTTGCCCGCGCATTATGGTTTGAACTCCACTCCGACAAACATCAGCAGATCACTTTGTCTGTGGAGCATCTGCCAAAGGGTTTTGTCAGGAAAAGATTTCCACAAGTGTACGGTCACCTGAGAGAATTAGGAATCGATCTCGAAACAACGCCCGTGCCTGTCCGTCCTGCTGCCCATTTCCAGATGGGCGGAATTCGGACAGATATGGATGGGAGAACCAGCATCAGAGGTCTTTGGGCTATTGGAGAAGTCGCAAGCATTCGCGTTCATGGGGCCAATCGCCTGGCTTCAAATTCTTTGCTGGAAGCATTGGTTATGGGAAGACGAATCGTTCGATCCGTTGTTTCGGAAGCGCCGGAGAGTTTTCTGCCCAAATCTTCCACGTCGGAAGGAAAAAAGGTAGAAGAAATGTCTCTCCCTGAATTTCAGGGAGAAGAATCCTGGTCAGCTCTTAAGACAATGCTGTGGGAAAGTGCCGGAATTGTCAGGACAATCAAAAAAGTGCAACAAGGTCTCGGATGGATACACGAACATCTGGAGGGAAGAACGGCTCCTGTTCACGGATCGCGTTTTGCTTATGCGAACGGCCTTCTCGCGTCCAGGCTTATCCTGGAGGATATCTTGACGGCTCCTGTGACAGGAGCCAATTATGTCCTTTTTGGACCAGACGCTTATTTGGTGGAGTCTGACCGTATATGA